A single genomic interval of Penicillium psychrofluorescens genome assembly, chromosome: 2 harbors:
- a CDS encoding uncharacterized protein (ID:PFLUO_004042-T1.cds;~source:funannotate) — MAINLRKKIGPNATILICDVSADAIEKFQSQTSNQGPVQVVKNGFEAVQKADIVVTMLPNGSAVESVYLDAETGILSGIRHRKPEATKELIIMECGTIESATIQKVAQATESLSKDFPAVKFVDAPVSGGPMGAQAGTLTFMVGGEATSFKKAGEILQHMGNPDGIFHCGDVGAGTAFKVINNYLSAITSLAASEALNIGAKMNLDLKTLTDVINVSGGQCWVTSKSNPVPGIHANAPASRGYEGGFRIELCSKVLQMGSDLAKMVGARTILDKPTLDAFHEASEDPRYKGKDARVVYKWLNEQS; from the exons ATGGCCATCAAcctgcgcaagaagatcggaCCCAATGCGACTATTTTGATATGTGATGTGTCAGCCGATGCCATCGAGAAGTTTCAAAGCCAAACGAGCAATCAGGGACCTGTACAAGTTGTTAAAAATGGCTTCGAGGCAGTTCAGAAAGCG GACATAGTTGTCACGATGCTGCCCAATGGATCTGCTGTAGAGAGTGTCTATCTGGACGCAGAGACTGGAATTCTGTCGGGTATTCGGCACCGCAAACCAGAGGCAACAAAGGAACTGATTATAATGGAATGCGGCACGATCGAGTCGGCTACCATCCAGAAAGTGGCGCAGGCAACTGAAAGTCTCAGTAAAGACTTTCCAGCTGTCAAGTTTGTTGATGCCCCGGTATCAGGAGGTCCGATGGGGGCCCAGGCAGGGACTCTTACTTTCATGGTAGGTGGGGAGGCGACCTCATTCAAAAAGGCGGGTGAAATCCTCCAGCATATGGGAAACCCAGACGGGATCTTCCACTGCGGGGATGTCGGCGCCGGAACTGCGTTCAAGGTCATCAACAATTATCTATCGGCCATCACTAGCCTCGCGGCTAGCGAGGCGCTGAATATTGGTGCCAAGATGAACCTTGATCTCAAGACATTGACGGATGTCATCAATGTCAGCGGTGGTCAATGCTGGGTCACATCCAAAAGTAATCCGGTGCCTGGTATTCATGCAAATGCGCCCGCGAGCCGAGGATATGAAGGTGGGTTCCGGATCGAATTGTGTTCCAAAGTGTTGCAGATGGGCAGTGAtttggcgaagatggtgggCGCGAGAACTATTCTGGACAAACCGACTCTGGATGCGTTCCATGAGGCGTCTGAGGATCCTCGCTATAAGGGAAAAGATGCACGCGTAGTATACAAGTGGTTGAATGAACAATCCTAG
- a CDS encoding uncharacterized protein (ID:PFLUO_004044-T1.cds;~source:funannotate), with protein sequence MTNEKEEISLEKDVEDSQMPGDGLQLQPTTTTDSMRYPSMTKRLTIMLSLYVAMFLVSLDRLIVATATPQITDHFHSLGDIGWYGSAYMLTASASQLVYGRLYTFYQAKWVFLISIAIFEIGSAVCGSAPSSTALIVGRAVAGLGTGGISSGMIVIIVLTVPLQQRPLFQGFAGAIFGISSVLGPVLGGVFTTQLTWRWCFYINLPFGGAAIVAIFFLLDIPAPKNANMPFKEQLKQLDPLGNLFLVPSVVCLLLGLEWGGSTYPWSSWRIILLFVLFGVLFIIFVGTQIRGQEKALVPPRIFKQRSVLAGVMWTMCTSGGMMVMLYYLPVWFQAIKNVDAEKSGIMNLPLVLSMVVGSIGSGILITIMGYYNPFMIASAILMSIGAGLLSTFEPDTAHPKWIGYQVVFGFGLGLGAQQANVAVQTCLSRADVPIGASLLMFSQQLNGAVWLAVAETLFSNMLSSNLSNIKGVDSAHVANVGATNLRESVPASSLPAVLQAYSSAITNTFYLGVAMSSLSIIAALAMEWKSVKKAKKPKEESKC encoded by the exons ATGACCaacgagaaagaagagatctCGCTTGAGAAGGACGTGGAGGACTCGCAGATGCCCGGCGATGGGCTTCAACTGCAgcccacgaccaccacggaCTCTATGCGGTATCCCTCCATGACCAAACGACTGACCATCATGCTGTCGCTCTATGTGGCCATGTTTCTGGTCTCTCTG GACCGACTAATCGTTGCAACCGCCACTCCCCAAATCACCGACCACTTCCACAGTCTAGGTGATATCGGCTGGTACGGCAGTGCGTACATGTTAACGGCATCTGCCTCGCAACTCGTGTACGGCCGTCTGTACACCTTCTACCAAGCTAAATGGGTGTTCCTCATTTCCATTGCCATTTTCGAAATCGGATCTGCCGTGTGCGGTTCCGCTCCCTCGTCCACAGCCCTCATTGTCGGCCGTGCCGTGGCCGGTCTGGGCACGGGAGGTATCTCGTCCGGCATGATCGTCATCATTGTGCTCACGGTGcctctccagcagcggcCTCTGTTCCAGGGCTTTGCGGGCGCCATATTTGGCATTTCCTCTGTTCTGGGCCCCGTTCTGGGCGGAGTCTTTACCACCCAACTcacctggagatggtgttTCTATATCAATCTGCCATTTGGTGGAGCAGCAATAGTGGccatcttctttctgctcGATATCCCGGCACCCAAAAATGCGAACATGCCATTTAAAGAGCAgctgaagcagctggatCCACTGGGCAATTTGTTCTTGGTTCCCAGTGTGGTCTGTCTCTTGCTGGGATTGGAGTGGGGCGGGTCAACATATCCCTGGAGCAGTTGGCGCATTATTCTCTTGTTCGTGCTGTTCGGCGTGCTGTTCATTATCTTTGTGGGCACGCAGATCCGGGGCCAAGAGAAAGCGCTGGTGCCGCCTCGGATTTTCAAGCAGCGATCCGTGCTCGCGGGCGTGATGTGGACCATGTGTACCAGCGGCGGCATGATGGTTATGCTTTACTATCTGCCGGTGTGGTTCCAGGCCATCAAGAACGTGGACGCCGAGAAATCCGGTATCATGAACCTGCCTCTCGTGCtctccatggtggtggggtCCATTGGATCTGGAATCCTCATCACAATTATGGGATACTACAATCCCTTCATGATCGCCTCCGCCATCCTCATGTCCATCGGCGCCGGGCTACTAAGCACATTCGAGCCTGACACCGCCCATCCCAAATGGATAGGCTACCAGgtcgtcttcggcttcggcctcggactcggcgcgCAGCAGGCCAACGTAGCCGTGCAGACATGTCTATCGCGCGCAGACGTACCGATCGGCGCGTCGCTGCTGATGTTCTCGCAGCAATTGAACGGTGCCGTCTGGCTCGCCGTTGCAGAGACGCTCTTCTCAAACATGCTGTCCTCGAACCTGTCCAATATCAAGGGCGTGGACTCCGCCCACGTCGCGAACGTCGGGGCTACGAATCTGCGCGAGAGTGTGCCTGCTTCTTCGTTGCCGGCTGTCCTGCAGGCATACAGCAGTGCTATCACAAATACTTTCTATCTGGGGGTTGCCATGTCGTCTCTGTCGATCATTGCTGCTCTGGCGATGGAATGGAAGAGTGTCAAGAAGGCGAAAAAGCCGAAGGAGGAAAGTAAATGCTAG
- a CDS encoding uncharacterized protein (ID:PFLUO_004045-T1.cds;~source:funannotate) translates to MDASFTSRSFSESPPDKMMVDPFEVRMRFTTQLQHLSASVTSSQKAAHYALKYRDLDEDLHSCILEQLERNNMNNRANIMSFIEHFCEMATKEDHLPYVRMIQRDILRVVDAVVPPDGTGAANVKHVRRVLQSLQTKEMLSTDTVVEIDAALKDRESHPSHLDLEHEEIPEGSRARSKTGTPRSSKPPQRVDKRQIEQRIEEDRERNKRLRESMWAVNGDDMDEYDKLWEETSDINEDDFINAREEAMERAQVAAVMRAAAEQRKTVV, encoded by the exons ATGGACGCCTCTTTCACTTCTCGCTCTTTCTCCGAGTCGCCGCCGGACAAGATGATGGTCGATCCATTCGAGGTGCGCATGCGATTTACCACGCAGCTGCAGCACCTGAGTGCCTCGGTCACGTCTTCACAGAAAGCCGCTCATTATGCCCTCAAATACCGCGACCTGGACGAGGACCTCCATTCGTGCATTTTGGAGCAGCTCGAACGT AACAATATGAACAACCGCGCAAACATTATGTCCTTCATCGAGCACTTCTGCGAAATGGCCACCAAGGAAGATCACCTGCCCTACGTGCGGATGATACAGCGCGACATCCTCCGCGTCGTGGACGCCGTCGTGCCACCTGACGGGACAGGCGCCGCGAACGTGAAGCACGTCCGACGAGTGCTACAGAGTCTACAGACGAAAGAAATGCTCTCAACGGATACAGTAGTGGAGATCGATGCCGCGCTCAAAGACCGCGAGTCGCACCCCTCTCACCTCGACCTGGAACACGAGGAGATCCCGGAGGGCAGCCGTGCGCGATCGAAGACAGGGACGCCGCGCAGCTCCAAGCCGCCGCAGCGCGTGGACAAGAGACAGATCGAGCAACGGATCGAAGAGGATCGCGAGCGGAATAAACGGCTGCGCGAAAGCATGTGGGCGGTCAACGGAGATGATATGGACGAATATGATAAGTTGTGGGAGGAGACGAGCGATATCAACGAGGATGATTTTATAAATGCCCGCGAAGAGGCTATGGAGCGCGCCCAGGTGGCTGCTGTGATgcgggctgctgctgagcagcGGAAAACTGTAGTCTGA
- a CDS encoding uncharacterized protein (ID:PFLUO_004041-T1.cds;~source:funannotate) yields MTVPQANSIGFVGLGAMGMWMATHLAEKLPASTKVHVFDIIPALVEEFCTKYPLKAVRSSSPKDVADKSIKSKLLIDCSTIDTASFLEVKAHIENVSPSTSLYDAPVSGGVIGAMKGTIAFFLGCAEDDAREIQRLSDLLSLMGSKVIPCGGPSFGLAAKLSNNYLSGIIAIACSEAMDMGMRSGLDPRVLAKVYAAGTAQNTICDRFCPVPGVAPEAPSTNGYKNGFKVQLMRKDISLALEMAHGVESNNVLGSAALKTYEVQTDLDYIPSNMSTDPKFDDLHNQLFEEGLKVRRAVVGDTYVNRALENGSTEFSRPGQELVTEWCWGYAWTRPGLPRRDRSLINIGMLMALNRAPELAVHIRGARNNGLSELEIREAILHATTYCGVPAGVDAMKIAEKTLNEMAENGEKPRELGAKSSKA; encoded by the exons ATGACCGTCCCTCAAGCAAACTCAATTGGATTCGTCGGCCTCGGGGCCATGGGCATGTGGATGGCAACGCACTTGGCCGAAAAACTTCCAGCAAGCACTAAGGTGCATGTTTTCGATATTATACCAGCTCTTGTGGAGGAATTTTGTACGAAATATCCTCTTAAGGCGGTGCGATCTTCCAGTCCGAAAGATGTTGCGGATAAATCT ATCAAATCAAAGCTACTCATTGATTGCTCGACTATCGATACCGCTAGTTTCCTAGAGGTCAAGGCGCACATTGAAAATGTATCGCCGTCTACTTCGCTCTATGATGCGCCTGTTAGTGGTGGAGTTATTGGGGCAATGAAGGGAACCATTGCGTTTTTCCTCGGCTGCGCGGAAGATGACGCGCGCGAAATCCAGAGACTATCCGATTTACTGTCCCTGATGGGAAGCAAGGTCATTCCGTGTGGTGGGCCATCTTTTGGCCTTGCAGCAAAGCTGTCCAACAACTATCTATCTGGTATCATTGCCATTGCATGCTCGGAGGCTATGGATATGGGAATGCGGTCCGGACTAGATCCTCGTGTCCTTGCCAAAGTCTATGCTGCTGGGACTGCACAAAACACGATTTGCGATAGATTCTGTCCCGTTCCTGGCGTTGCTCCGGAAGCTCCATCGACGAATGGATATAAAAATGGGTTTAAGGTGCAGTTGATGCGAAAGGATATCTCACTGGCCCTGGAAATGGCTCACGGGGTTGAATCAAACAATGTCCTTGGAAGTGCAGCATTGAAAACCTACGAAG TTCAAACCGACCTCGATTACATTCCCTCCAATATGTCGACAGATCCAAAGTTCGACGATCTTCACAACCAACTCTTCGAGGAAGGCCTCAAAGTTCGCCGCGCTGTTGTCGGGGACACATACGTCAACAGAGCTCTCGAAAACGGATCAACTGAATTTTCACGACCGGGTCAAGAGCTCGTCACCGAATGGTGCTGGGGATATGCGTGGACCAGACCAGGCCTTCCCCGGAGGGATCGCAGTCTGATCAATATTGGCATGCTGATGGCTCTCAATCGCGCCCCTGAACTTGCGGTACACATTCGCGGTGCTCGAAACAACGGTCTGAGTGAACTTGAGATTAGGGAAGCCATCCTACATGCGACAACTTATTGCGGCGTTCCGGCTGGGGTTGATGCTATGAAGATTGCCGAGAAGACACTCAACGAGATGGCTGAAAATGGAGAGAAGCCGCGTGAATTGGGAGCAAAGTCCAGCAAGGCATAG
- a CDS encoding uncharacterized protein (ID:PFLUO_004046-T1.cds;~source:funannotate), with protein MSVEDQGSGSDNQPWAAQHTEDSPLPQQPPETHPGDGLHEPISFKRKQRHQSGFSLSSLFSNNAGESHAGFGSPGPQGGHNADASPPPPPESQIPVGTNGNANASKDGNGLDWYVEGPGRRVGYDDFTAIDWIYEYTKERQRKRLLYASGQGIMGHARRLLEASNVWFVLVATGLAVGIIAAAIDIATDWLGDLKTGYCKSGRGGGKFYLNRSFCCWGHDDLSNCIDWTPWGNAFGEDSTAGGFALGYFVYIVFSLLFAVCACFLVRNYAIYARHSGIPEIKTVLGGFVIRHFMGPWTLAIKSLGLCLAVASGLWLGKEGPLVHVACCCANIMMKPFDGLNNNEARKREVLSAAAAAGISVAFGAPIGGVLFSLEQLSYYFPDKTMWQSFVCAMIAAVTLQAVNPFRTGKIVLYQVSYSRGWHRFEIIPFIILGIVGGLYGAFLIRVNLKVARWRRTRPVYSPAQPIVEVAVVALLTAFNNFPNVFMRAQNSELVQALFSECSSDNYDRFGLCQSGSDSVGVIALLLWAAALGFLLATLTFGLEIPAGIILPSVAIGALYGRAFGIGMRMWQEAYPNTFLFSNCEPDVPCVTPGLYAIIGAASALGGATRMTLSIVVIMFELTGALTYVIPIMIAVMLSKWCGDIFGKRGIYESWIQLNEYPFLDHRDDTAPPDVCGHRVMTVVDDITCITATGHTIGSLRNLLTNTSYRGFPVVSESSKPILLGYITRNELSYALKYSSSPANRNLSGETQVFFVHQPFADPLETLDLRPWMDQTPITLNSNVSFLIVLRMFQRLGLRYVIFANKGILQGLMTKKDVWSVLNGVEFRRQEAMRGDEFVENGAAEEVGLLHGEERSSLSSSLRRDSL; from the exons ATGTCAGTAGAAGATCAGGGCTCCGGCAGCGACAATCAGCCCTGGGCGGCGCAGCATACCGAGGACAGCCCCCTacctcaacaacctccaGAGACGCATCCGGGAGATGGTCTACATGAACC GATCTCCTTCAAGCGAAAGCAACGCCATCAATCGGGGTTCAGTCTCTCGAGTCTCTTCTCGAATAACGCGGGTGAATCTCACGCGGGCTTTGGCTCCCCGGGGCCGCAAGGTGGACACAACGCAGAtgcatcaccaccaccaccaccagaaTCGCAGATTCCGGTTGGAACCAATGGCAATGCCAACGCATCCAAGGATGGCAACGGTCTCGACTGGTACGTGGAGGGCCCGGGACGGCGTGTAGGCTACGACGATTTCACCGCCATCGATTGGATCTACGAGTATACCAAAGAGCGTCAACGGAAACGGCTACTCTACGCCAGTGGACAAGGCATTATGGGCCATGCTCGTCGATTGCTCGAAGCCAGCAACGTCTGGTTTGTGTTGGTCGCAACTGGGCTTGCGGTCGGGATTATTGCTGCGGCGATCGACATTGCGACGGATTGGCTGGGAGATCTAAAGACCGGGTACTGCAAAAGTGGGCGAGGTGGAGGCAAGTTCTATCTAAATCGGAgtttctgctgctggggtCATGATG ATCTGTCCAACTGTATAGACTGGACACCCTGGGGGAATGCTTTTGGCGAAGACTCCACTGCGGGAGGGTTTGCTCTTGGATATTTCGTCTATATCGTGTTTTCG TTGTTGTTCGCTGTTTGTGCCTGCTTCCTCGTCCGCAACTATGCCATTTATGCCCGGCACAGTGGAATTCCCGAAATCAAGACGGTACTTGGTGGATTCGTGATCCGGCATTTCATGGGTCCATGGACTCTGGCTATCAAGTCCCTTGGATTG TGTCTTGCTGTCGCATCTGGCTTGTGGCTGGGGAAAGAAGGGCCCCTGGTACATGTTGCATGCTGCTGTGCCAACATCATGATGAAGCCTTTCGACGGTCTCAACAATAATGAAG CGCGAAAACGTGAGGTCCTCTCtgcggccgctgctgctggcaTCTCTGTCGCCTTTGGTGCTCCCATTGGAGGAGTCCTTTTTAGCCTTGAACAACTATCATATTATTTCCCCGACAAAACCATGTGGCAAAGCTTTGTCTGTGCTATGATCGCAGCAGTTACTCTGCAGGCAGTCAACCCCTTCCGCACGGGAAAGATCGTGCTCTATCAAGTCTCATACTCACGGGGATGGCATCGCTTTGAAATCATCCCGTTCATTATTCTTGGTATCGTGGGCGGTCTTTATGGGGCGTTCCTGATCCGTGTGAATCTCAAAGTTGCCAGATGGCGCCGAACCCGTCCCGTTTATTCCCCTGCTCAGCCTATAGTCGAAGTCGCCGTGGTGGCCTTGTTGACAGCCTTTAACAATTTCCCGAACGTTTTCATGAGGGCCCAAAATTCCGAACTGGTTCAAGCACTGTTCTCCGAGTGCAGCAGCGATAACTACGATCGGTTTGGGCTATGCCAGTCTGGGTCAGATTCCGTCGGGGTTATTGCGTTGTTGCTGTGGGCGGCCGCACTGGGCTTTCTCCTTGCTACGTTGACATTTGGCCTGGAAATCCCTGCTGGAATTATTCTCCCCTCTGTTGCCATTGGTGCTCTCTATGGACGTGCCTTCGGAATTGGTATGAGAATGTGGCAGGAAGCCTATCCTAACACCTTCCTGTTTAGCAATTGTGAGCCGGACGTCCCGTGCGTGACACCCGGCTTATACGCCATCATTGGGGCAGCTTCCGCTCTAGGCGGTGCAACTCGAATGACACTGTCGATTGTTGTTATCATGTTCGAGTTGACCGGCGCATTGACGTACGTGATTCCGATCATGATTGCAGTGATGCTATCCAAATGGTGCGGTGACATTTTTGGCAAGCGCGGGATCTACGAGTCGTGGATTCAACTCAACGAATATCCCTTCCTTGATCACCGCGATGACACAGCTCCACCAGACGTATGCGGTCACCGAGTCATGACCGTCGTCGACGATATCACCTGCATCACTGCTACGGGCCACACCATTGGGTCTCTTCGCAATCTGCTTACCAACACTTCATATCGGGGATTCCCTGTGGTGTCTGAATCCTCGAAGCCCATCCTTCTCGGGTATATCACCCGCAATGAGCTTTCGTACGCCCTGAAATACTCGTCCTCTCCAGCCAATCGCAACTTATCCGGCGAAACGCAGGTATTCTTCGTTCATCAGCCGTTCGCCGATCCCCTCGAGACCCTGGATCTGCGGCCCTGGATGGATCAGACCCCCATCACGCTGAACAGCAACGTCAGCTTCCTGATTGTGCTGCGGATGTTCCAACGCTTGGGTCTACGGTATGTGATCTTCGCCAACAAGGGCATTCTCCAAGGATTGATGACGAAGAAAGACGTGTGGTCTGTACTGAATGGAGTCGAGTTCCGCCGGCAAGAAGCCATGCGAGGGGATGAGTTTGTGGAGAATGGTGCAGCCGAGGAGGTCGGCTTGCTTCATGGGGAAGAGCGAAGCAGCCTTAGTAGTTCGTTGAGACGAGATTCATTGTGA
- a CDS encoding uncharacterized protein (ID:PFLUO_004040-T1.cds;~source:funannotate) — translation MTNKDSLEAKFISEVGRDAWDSNWKSVLNLSPELFDASINLLAAPRRKKHLSPKVQQLVSIAVDSAATHLYLPGVKQHIAQALKEGATQMEIMEVIELTSTLGIHACNIGVPLLVDVMKEAGIYDSHPVAGKPLDAHREQLKAEFTKNRGYWHQFWEDFLAMDPEFFEAYLGFSSVPWSRVNDQNKVGGLEPKVKELIYCAFDVAATHLYVPGLRLHMKNVLGYGGTPEEILEVFEIASQLSLHTAHSAAPILEQLAGAK, via the exons ATGACGAACAAAGATTCCCTTGAAGCAAAATTCATTTCTGAAGTTGGTCGAGATGCATGGGATTCCAATTGGAAGTCCGTCCTTAACTTAAGCCCGGAATTGTTTGATGCGAGCATCAATCTTCTGGCTGCTCCTCGACGCAAAAAGCATCTTTCTCCCAAAGTGCAACAGCTAGTATCCATCGCTGTCGATAGTGCAGCTACCCATCTCTACTTACCTGGAGTGAAGCAACATATCGCCCAGGCTCTAAAGGAAGGCGCGACTCAAATGGAAATAATGGAGGTGATTGAGCTCACCAGTACACTGGGTATTCATGCTTGTAACATCGGCGTTCCTTTGCTAGTGGATGTGATGAAAGAAGCGGGAATCTATGACAGCCACCCTGTTGCAGGAAAGCCATTAGATGCCCATCGTGAGCAGCTGAAGGCCGAATTTACCAAGAATCGTGGCTACTGGCATCAATTTTGGGAGGACTTCCTTGCTATGGATCCCGAATTCTTCGAGGCCTACCTCGGCTTCTCTTCGGTGCCTTGGTCAAGAGTAAATGACCAGAATAAAGTTGGAGGTCTAGAGCCGAAG GTGAAAGAGTTGATATATTGTGCTTTCGATGTGGCTGCAACTCATTTGTATGTGCCCGGACTTCGACTACATATGAAAAATGTTCTTGGGTACGGTGGAACACCGGAAGAAATCCTTGAGGTTTTCGAGATTGCCTCGCAGTTGAGTCTTCATACCGCGCATTCAGCCGCCCCAatcctggagcagctggctggTGCGAAGTGA
- a CDS encoding uncharacterized protein (ID:PFLUO_004043-T1.cds;~source:funannotate): protein MDESIREPPMIPMENLAHQYSVPAYEAPLEVNTINLDHMSGLPRPTNSENHTEQHFQTLNGFSPYLPSQIPMFPHPGFLSDSFQDLAAFMDNHTPFTDDFASFVSSANGITFASPDRYSNSGAVPLHLGELATTEPTQQSDEVESFSQLGSRLPSLQPEEHTPISRAAPQVSRPSNLFENISSHTRDLLLNKVYEFASVVPEEFQLPTRLALYRYMTAYVKGFHEHMPFLHIPTMSAEGCSIELVLAIASIGAQYCFEPEKTVQLFQTSHAIARERIRRRDASSVSQSRSDREHTPMMHSYSSRGTLPQCEETIQTAQALLLLMAEATWSNHRKILREALAIQSILATLVRDHGLKTPPLPEDVPWERWAIFESTKRTKWIVFCFFDLHTIVYNIPSPILSSDVDGMLLPCQTATFRATSHAKWLKARDTEGDISFKDAFSSLFQEDFSTVGTAPNSTLGNYILVHALIQHIYLVREVFRHRRKDIPEDDIASTEIALRNWKAMWKHTPDSSIDPSNPMGPVSFNSTALLRLAYIRLNADIGPGRALHTRDPTQIANAFLKAQLISRTPRLLRPVLHAAHALSIPIRIGVHLVAQTQTFRWSIQHSLATLECAFLLSKWLEALSSPAAIESITPGEYKMVMLVKTMLDETDFAVPPHFNVGSPSSMKLLAANVLRVWAKAFYGPAQVWAIVDVVRASLELCADLVENNGT from the coding sequence ATGGATGAGAGTATTCGTGAGCCTCCGATGATTCCTATGGAGAACCTTGCACACCAATACTCCGTACCAGCTTATGAGGCACCGCTAGAGGTCAACACCATTAACTTGGATCATATGAGCGGATTGCCTAGACCAACGAATAGTGAAAACCACACAGAACAACACTTTCAGACACTCAACGGCTTCTCCCCCTATCTACCCTCGCAAATTCCGATGTTTCCCCATCCTGGCTTCTTGAGTGATTCGTTTCAGGATTTGGCCGCGTTTATGGACAACCACACTCCCTTCACAGATGATTTTGCCTCTTTTGTTTCATCAGCAAACGGCATAACATTTGCTTCGCCGGATCGCTACTCTAATTCTGGAGCCGTACCTTTACATCTGGGTGAGTTGGCGACAACAGAACCGACCCAGCAAAGTGATGAGGTCGAGTCTTTTTCGCAACTGGGATCCAGGTTACCTTCTCTCCAACCAGAAGAGCACACTCCTATCTCCCGAGCTGCTCCTCAAGTTTCCCGGCCAAGCAACTTGTTCGAAAACATCAGCTCCCATACGCGCGATCTGCTTCTCAACAAGGTCTACGAGTTCGCTTCTGTAGTCCCGGAGGAATTCCAATTGCCGACTCGACTGGCATTATATCGGTATATGACTGCATATGTCAAAGGATTCCATGAACATATGCCTTTTCTTCACATTCCCACCATGTCGGCGGAAGGGTGTTCCATTGAGCTTGTGCTAGCTATTGCATCGATTGGCGCCCAGTACTGTTTCGAACCAGAGAAAACAGTACAATTATTCCAAACGAGCCATGCGATTGCAAGAGAGCGCATTCGGAGGCGAGATGCCTCATCCGTGTCGCAATCAAGAAGTGACCGTGAACATACCCCCATGATGCACAGCTATTCGAGTCGTGGCACCTTACCACAGTGTGAAGAAACAATCCAGACAGCGCAGGCTCTCCTTCTACTCATGGCAGAAGCAACGTGGTCTAACCATCGAAAAATTCTACGTGAGGCCCTTGCTATCCAGAGTATTTTGGCGACCCTGGTTCGGGACCATGGTCTGAAGACGCCGCCGTTGCCGGAAGACGTTCCCTGGGAGAGATGGGCAATATTTGAAAGCACCAAAAGAACCAAATGGATTGTATTCTGCTTCTTCGACCTGCATACGATTGTCTACAACATTCCATCTCCAATTTTGAGCTCTGATGTAGATGGGATGCTCCTACCATGTCAAACTGCTACTTTCCGCGCAACATCGCACGCCAAATGGTTGAAAGCAAGAGATACTGAAGGAGACATTTCCTTCAAAGATGCGTTTTCCAGCCTATTCCAAGAAGACTTTAGCACGGTGGGAACTGCACCGAACTCGACTCTTGGCAATTACATCCTTGTGCATGCACTGATCCAGCATATCTATCTTGTCCGCGAAGTCTTCCGCCATCGTCGGAAGGACATTCCAGAAGATGATATCGCGTCGACTGAGATTGCGCTACGCAACTGGAAGGCAATGTGGAAGCATACTCCAGATTCCAGCATTGATCCTTCCAACCCTATGGGGCCAGTATCATTCAACTCCACAGCTCTGCTCCGGCTGGCGTACATTCGGCTCAACGCGGATATTGGACCTGGTCGAGCTCTCCACACACGCGACCCAACACAGATTGCCAATGCATTCCTTAAAGCCCAGCTTATATCCAGAACACCGAGGCTGCTGCGCCCAGTGTTGCATGCTGCACATGCTCTGAGTATACCAATTCGCATTGGTGTCCATCTCGTGGCTCAAACACAAACATTCCGCTGGTCAATACAGCATTCTTTAGCAACCCTAGAGTGCGCCTTCCTCCTTAGCAAATGGCTTGAAGCTTTGTCCTCACCGGCTGCAATTGAGTCTATCACCCCCGGAGAATACAAAATGGTGATGCTGGTAAAAAcgatgctggatgagacAGATTTCGCGGTTCCTCCACATTTCAACGTTGGGTCTCCATCTAGTATGAAGTTACTGGCTGCAAATGTTCTTCGAGTATGGGCCAAAGCATTCTATGGGCCCGCACAGGTTTGGGCGATTGTCGATGTTGTTCGAGCCTCGTTAGAGCTCTGCGCGGATCTAGTGGAAAACAATGGAACGTAA